The following proteins are co-located in the Nocardioides piscis genome:
- a CDS encoding glycosyltransferase family 4 protein gives MKPENGRVLMMTGEVRENGLTRHVLQLASALKAQGWTVAIALDSSLASSEWFVRDAEHRGLTTYQLGFSRQGVGLVRSGAALAAGYLDARAMVEEFNPTVIHCHTRSTLPYALLASGRGRSRVVFSVHNTIANTAVTKILYRIPQKFVATSEAIEVDLLEGFGVPARKVHYVPNGVESTTPDFEPVSLDKADLEACDEGLVLVAMGRLDEAKGFDVLIDAAAILQADADMPHFHVVIVGEGEERPDLERRCRETHTQDIVHLVGWRSDIAEVFDASDVFVLSSRWEGFPLVVVDAMLRGLPVVRTAVSGKEQVVHGETGFLVQPDDAVALAARLKELASSSKTRKEFGEAGRARAEALYTTIQMASATGDIYRTVAGK, from the coding sequence ATGAAACCTGAGAACGGGCGCGTTCTGATGATGACAGGAGAGGTGCGCGAAAATGGGCTTACTCGGCACGTGCTTCAGTTGGCGTCGGCGCTAAAGGCGCAGGGCTGGACAGTCGCAATCGCGCTGGACTCGTCGTTGGCGTCAAGCGAGTGGTTTGTCCGGGATGCCGAACATCGAGGCCTCACCACGTATCAATTGGGCTTCTCTCGTCAAGGTGTTGGGCTTGTGCGTTCTGGGGCCGCGCTGGCAGCAGGATACCTGGATGCCCGCGCAATGGTGGAGGAGTTCAATCCAACCGTCATTCACTGCCACACCCGAAGCACGCTCCCATATGCGCTCTTGGCCAGTGGTCGAGGGCGTTCCCGAGTCGTGTTCAGTGTCCATAACACCATTGCGAATACCGCGGTCACTAAAATTCTGTACAGAATTCCCCAAAAATTCGTCGCAACGAGTGAGGCGATCGAGGTTGACTTACTCGAAGGATTTGGCGTGCCAGCAAGAAAGGTCCACTACGTCCCGAACGGAGTGGAGTCCACGACGCCAGATTTTGAGCCAGTCAGTTTGGATAAAGCAGACTTAGAAGCGTGCGATGAGGGGCTAGTGCTTGTTGCAATGGGACGGTTGGACGAAGCCAAAGGCTTCGATGTGCTGATTGATGCTGCCGCCATACTTCAGGCAGATGCGGACATGCCTCACTTTCACGTCGTCATCGTGGGGGAGGGAGAAGAGCGTCCTGATCTAGAGCGCCGGTGTCGCGAGACACACACCCAAGACATCGTGCACCTGGTCGGCTGGCGCAGCGACATCGCGGAGGTCTTCGATGCGTCCGACGTGTTTGTCTTGTCCAGCAGGTGGGAGGGCTTCCCGCTGGTCGTAGTGGACGCGATGTTGCGAGGCCTGCCGGTTGTGCGGACGGCGGTTTCGGGGAAGGAGCAAGTGGTTCACGGCGAGACGGGTTTCCTCGTCCAGCCGGATGACGCAGTCGCGCTCGCTGCGCGACTCAAAGAGTTAGCCTCGTCTTCAAAGACACGAAAGGAGTTTGGAGAAGCTGGCCGCGCACGAGCGGAGGCTCTCTACACGACGATACAAATGGCTTCAGCCACAGGAGACATCTACCGCACTGTCGCTGGAAAGTAG
- a CDS encoding methyltransferase domain-containing protein, giving the protein MKQHATGRLADIGCGAVPLYGAYGDLTDSVTCIDWPSSFYTNKHVDIEHDLTMPLDLPDASFDTILCTDVLEHLPRPEVAMADFARLLAPRGKLIIGVPFLYGLHEEPHDHHRFTHFKLHDLAKSNALEVVTLETLGGPVEVVGDMVARLLASRGRSGRALAAAEQEAVIWLGRQLPASLRSDMDWKFPSGYLMVAQKPAQRPLQD; this is encoded by the coding sequence GTGAAGCAGCACGCAACCGGACGTCTCGCCGACATCGGTTGTGGTGCTGTTCCACTTTACGGCGCATATGGGGATCTGACGGATAGCGTGACATGCATCGACTGGCCCTCGTCTTTCTACACGAACAAACATGTCGATATCGAACATGACCTGACGATGCCTTTGGATTTGCCTGATGCCAGTTTTGACACCATTCTTTGTACAGACGTGTTGGAGCACCTGCCACGGCCAGAAGTCGCCATGGCTGACTTTGCTCGCCTCTTGGCTCCACGTGGTAAGTTGATTATCGGTGTTCCATTCTTGTATGGACTTCATGAGGAACCCCACGACCACCACCGGTTCACTCACTTCAAGTTGCATGATCTCGCAAAATCAAATGCACTGGAGGTCGTGACCTTGGAAACGCTCGGTGGGCCGGTTGAGGTGGTAGGCGACATGGTGGCGCGCTTGCTTGCCTCTCGTGGCCGGTCGGGACGTGCTTTGGCCGCAGCGGAGCAGGAGGCCGTGATCTGGCTAGGACGGCAGCTCCCGGCTAGCTTGCGCTCGGACATGGATTGGAAGTTTCCGTCGGGGTACTTGATGGTTGCGCAGAAACCTGCGCAACGGCCGCTGCAGGACTGA
- the istA gene encoding IS21 family transposase produces the protein MISVEDWALIRRLVADGVPQRQVARDLGIGRSTVERALASDRPPKYERPPVPTSFEPFEPLVRELLKTTPDMPATVIAERVGWTGSITWFRDHVRRLRPEHRPVDPSDRLTWLPGDAAQCDLWFPPKKIPLEDGSKVLLPVMVITAAHSRFILGQMIPTRHTQDLLLGMWELMQQLGCVPRRLIWDNESGIGRGKRHAEGVGAFTGTLATTLQRLKPYDPESKGVVERRNGFFETSFMPGRDFASPADFNTQFAEWLGLANARVVRTIKTRPVDRLAADRAAMLPLPPVAPVVGWVNRVRLGRDYYVRVDSSDYSVDPAVIGRFVDVTADLGRVEVRHEGRLVATHDRVWARGMTITDPVHVAAAKVLREEFQHPRPAADPHEELARDLADYDRAFGLIDGLTDGQVA, from the coding sequence GTGATCTCAGTGGAGGATTGGGCTTTGATCCGGCGGCTGGTTGCGGACGGTGTTCCGCAGCGGCAAGTCGCACGGGATCTAGGTATCGGTAGGTCGACGGTCGAGCGTGCGTTGGCCTCGGACCGGCCGCCGAAGTATGAGCGTCCGCCGGTGCCGACCTCGTTCGAACCGTTCGAGCCGTTGGTGCGAGAGTTGCTCAAGACGACGCCGGACATGCCGGCGACGGTGATCGCAGAACGGGTTGGCTGGACCGGTTCGATCACCTGGTTCCGCGACCACGTCCGCCGGCTGCGTCCTGAACATCGACCGGTCGACCCCTCGGACCGGCTGACCTGGCTGCCAGGTGACGCGGCGCAGTGCGACCTGTGGTTCCCGCCGAAGAAGATCCCGCTCGAGGACGGCAGCAAGGTGTTGTTGCCGGTCATGGTGATCACCGCCGCGCACTCGCGGTTCATCCTCGGCCAAATGATCCCGACCCGGCACACCCAGGACCTGCTGCTAGGGATGTGGGAGCTGATGCAGCAGCTGGGCTGTGTCCCGCGCCGTCTGATCTGGGATAACGAGTCCGGCATCGGTCGCGGCAAGCGTCATGCCGAAGGCGTCGGTGCGTTCACCGGCACCCTGGCCACCACGCTGCAGCGGTTGAAGCCGTATGACCCGGAGTCCAAGGGAGTCGTCGAGCGACGCAACGGGTTCTTCGAGACCTCCTTCATGCCTGGGCGTGACTTCGCGTCACCGGCCGACTTCAACACCCAGTTCGCCGAGTGGCTGGGACTCGCGAACGCCCGGGTGGTGCGCACCATCAAGACCAGGCCGGTCGACCGGCTTGCCGCCGATCGGGCAGCGATGCTGCCGCTGCCACCCGTCGCACCCGTGGTCGGGTGGGTCAACCGGGTCAGGTTGGGCCGCGACTACTACGTCCGCGTCGACAGCAGCGACTACTCCGTCGACCCTGCGGTGATCGGCAGGTTCGTCGACGTGACCGCTGACCTGGGTCGTGTCGAAGTCCGCCACGAGGGGCGCCTCGTCGCCACCCATGACCGTGTCTGGGCGCGCGGCATGACCATCACCGACCCCGTCCACGTCGCCGCAGCGAAGGTCCTGCGTGAGGAGTTCCAACACCCGCGACCAGCAGCGGATCCGCACGAGGAACTAGCCCGCGATCTGGCCGACTACG